The DNA segment AAAGCTCAGTGGTAAAGCCTAAAGATATAATGGTAATTAGCTCATCTTCTTCATTATCTTCTGCAAGATATAGATTGTCTGTGTATTCTTCAGTAACTGAAATTCTGGGTAGAAATGTTGCCTGGAATGCAAAAACAGATGATGCGGTAAATAAGATAGAAGATATTGCTAAGAAAAAATAAAATTTAGGTTTCATAAGTACTCCAGTTTTTTGTTAGTTGTCAGTTGTAATTTGTCCGTTGAAAAAGGTATAATATAGCTCTGTGGTCATTTTTTATCAGAAGTTCCGGTTTTGCGTCCTATTGAGTTGATATATGCGCTTAATTTTGGTGTTAACTCTTTAATCAGTTCTTGCAAATTATCAATTTCATGCTCTGTTAATAGTTCTCTTTTATAAGACCTTCTAAGCCAGTGCTTTACTTCAAACAGAGAGCCTCTGGCTATTCTGGCAAATCGCCGGTTATCAGCAAAGCTTCCGCGTCCTGTTCCTTCAGCAATATTTGCACCAATACTATCTGCAGAATTTATTAGCTGTTTACCAATAGTATATTGAGGCAATTTGTTCCATTTCATAACTATATTCCAAACTAAGTCAGCAATTTCCTCTGCCAAACCATAAACCCGAAGATTTTCGAATCCCGTCCTGGGCATAATTATCTTCCTATAATTAATCCAACAACTGACCAATCACAACTGACAACAAACGCCCTCCGGTTAAGGCACAATTATCGTGTCATCGGCCTGAAGCTGAACATTTTGTTTGAAATCTTTTCCTTTTAATATATTTTTATAATTGATTCTTATAGTCTTATCCTTGCCGTTTTCCTTTCTGAAAAGGATAATCTCTTTTTTGGAGGCCCACTCAGTAAACCCTCCTGCAAGGGCAAATGCCTGAAGCACGGTAAGGTTTTTTATCAGAGGATATTCACCCGTATTTACCACTTCCCCCAGTACGTATATTCTTTTACTTGCCGGACTCCTGACGTTTACGGTAACCACAGGATTAGATATGAATCCCTTTAATTTTGTCTGGATATCTTTTTTCAATTCCAAAGGCGTTCGGCCGCCTGCCTGGATATCATCAAGAAGAGGGAATGAAATCATTCCGTCAATTCTGACCATAATTTCTTCTCTGGAAAAATCAGGTTCTTTCCATGTGGTAATGTCCAGAATATCACCACTGCCAATTATGTATTGGCTTTTATTAAATTTGGAAGCGTCGTCTGCGAAGGCATTGGATGCAGTAAATATAAGAATAAATGTCAAATAAATGCCTAATAAGATAAAATGCTTTTTCATGATGATTTCTCCATTTCAATATTTATAAACAGAATTAACATGATTTGCTGGATTA comes from the Thermodesulfobacteriota bacterium genome and includes:
- a CDS encoding four helix bundle protein; its protein translation is MPRTGFENLRVYGLAEEIADLVWNIVMKWNKLPQYTIGKQLINSADSIGANIAEGTGRGSFADNRRFARIARGSLFEVKHWLRRSYKRELLTEHEIDNLQELIKELTPKLSAYINSIGRKTGTSDKK
- a CDS encoding polysaccharide biosynthesis/export family protein, which encodes MKKHFILLGIYLTFILIFTASNAFADDASKFNKSQYIIGSGDILDITTWKEPDFSREEIMVRIDGMISFPLLDDIQAGGRTPLELKKDIQTKLKGFISNPVVTVNVRSPASKRIYVLGEVVNTGEYPLIKNLTVLQAFALAGGFTEWASKKEIILFRKENGKDKTIRINYKNILKGKDFKQNVQLQADDTIIVP